The stretch of DNA GGCAGCGAGGCGCAGCCCAGCAGCAGCCCGGCCGAGACCAGGGCCGTGAGCGGCAAGCGAATAAGGTTCCGGGACGCTTCTTTGTGCATGACGCCTCCGTTTCCCGCTGCGGGCGCCTCCCCGGCGGGTGCCGGGGTGATGTGTGAACGTGCCCCGCAGATCAGGACTCCTCGACCCTGCTTCCAACGTAAAACCGCCGGATACCGCCACAGTACTCCTTCGCTCCCGGCTCCGGGGAGGGCGGCCGGGGGAGAAAAGCCGCCCGCTTCCCTCTGCCTTGTCCTCCTCTGTCCTGACCCGCGCGCCCCGACACGACCGGCGCTGTGCCACTCTGTGAAGCGTGACTGGCCGGGGCAAACAGAAGATCAGACGACACCGCGCGGCGCCGGAGCGCCCGGAAGCCTCCCCCCCGCAGGTGGGGGGCTACTTTGACGTGCAGGCCGCCGAGTTGCCCGCCCGGCTCGGCGGCCTGCACGCCCTGACCAAACCCGGCGTGCGCGGCTTTCCGGGGGTGGACCCGGCGCAGGCGTTGCTGGCCCAGACGATGCGCAAGGGGCGCGTGACGGGCGACGTGCTCGACCTCACGGCGATGGGGGGGCTGCTGGCGAGCCTGCCGGGCGTGACGCTGCGGGCGGTGGAGGGGTCGGCGGCGGCCCTGAGGGTCCTCGCGGCGGCGGGTCTCGAGGCCCACGCCGCCGCGCCCGGCGACGACCTGCGCGGGCACTGGCCCACCCGGGCGCCGACGGTGGCCCTGGTGCTGTCGGGTGACCGGGGTACCGCCTACGCTGCGGCGCAGGTCGCCTGGGCGCACGCCAGTACCCCGCCCGGCGGGACCCTTTACCTGGCTGGGGACCGCGACAAGGGCTTCGACCGCTACGTGCGCGCGGCGGGCGCGGCCTTCGGGACGGGGGAGACCATCGCCCGCGACGGCGGCATGCGGGTGGCGCAGCTGGTCCGCCGCCCCGGCCCCACCCCCGCCGTTCCCGACCCCGAGGGCTACGAGCTGGGCGGCGTGCGGGTGGTCGGCCTGCCGGGCGTCTTCAGTTCGGGGCGGCCCGACAAGGCGACCGCGCTGCTGCTGGGCACCCTGGACGACCTCGACCTGGCCCTCGACCTGGCGGGCAAGCGCGTGCTCGACCTGGGCGCGGGCACCGGAGTGATCGGCGCCTGGGCCGCCCGCCGGGGCGCGGCGGTCACGCTGCTGGACGGCGACCTTCAGAGCGTCCGCAGCGCGCAGGCCACGCTCGCCGCCAACGGCCTGACGGGCGAGGCATTGCACAGCGACGTGGACGCGGCGCTGGGAGAGCGGACCTTCGACGTGGTCCTCACCAACCCGCCCTTCCACGTCGGGCGGGGCGTCGTGCTGGACGTGGCGCGCGAATTCATCGCGGCGGCCTCCCGGCGGTTGACCCCCGGCGGCACCCTTTACCTCGTCGCCAACGAGCCGCTGCCCTACGAGGCGGCGATGGAGAGCGTCGGCCCGGTGCGGGAGCTGCGGCGTGAAGGGGGCTTCAAGGTGCTGGCGGCGGCGCGGGCAGGCTGAGGCGCGGGCGGTCTGGCGGGGTGGCCGCGCCGCCCCCCTTCGCGTTACCGCCCTGCTTCCAGCACCTGCCGCACCCGCTCGGGCAGCGCGGCGCGGTCTTCGGGCTTGAGGGTGCCCCGGGGCCTGCGGTGCGCCAGCGCCAGGTACATCTCGGCCTGCTGGGCCAGAAATCCCCGGTAGCCTGCCTCGCCCCCGCTGCGGACGCATTCCAGCGCCAGCAGGTCGAGCTGCTCTTCGAGCAGGGCCAGCGCCAGAAAGCGGGCCGCGTTCGTGCCGCTGTCGCCCAGCAGCGCGGGCAGGGCCGCGAGGCGCTCGGGCGCGCGGGTCAGGGTGCGGGCGGCCCGCCGGACGTTGGGGTCCTCCAGGGTCAGGGTGCAGGCGCGGCAGGGCTGCTCCTGGCTGGCCTCGCCGCACACCGGGCAGGGTCGCCAGCCCTGTTCCTCGCGCCACTTGCGCGCGCGGGTGATCGCCTCGGCGGCCCTCAGCGCCACCTGCTTCAGGTCGCCGTCCACGTTCCGCACCAGCGCCTGCGCGCGGGCGCGGTCGGGGGCGGGCAGCGGGGCCACCCGGGGCGGGGGCGGGGGCGCCCGGACGGTCCCCACGCTGAAGCGGATCTCGGTGACGCGTTCCTCGCCCAGCAGCGCGTTCAGGCTTTTCAGAAAGTGGTGGCGCTGCATGGTCAGGTGGTGCGCGGTGGCGCTGTCGCGAACCTCCACGAACAGGGTGCCGCCCTGCTGCGACCGGGGCCGGGTCAGCCGCGCGATCTCCGGCCCCACCGCCTGCGGCCACGCCAGGATCGCCCGCGCCCGCTGCACCCCCTTGGCGATCCGCGCCGTGCCCAGCGTGGCGTTCATCAGCTGCGAGAGGTCGCGCGGGCCGCCCAGGCGCCGGGGTTTACTCATGGGTGCCCTTCGGGCCGTGAGGGGTGAGTGGGAAGTGGGACGTGGAAAGAGACAGGCCGCCGACCCACTGCCCACGGACCACCAACCTCTGCCAGCTCCTCCTCATGCCCCCACCTCCACCGGGGCCTCCTCCGGCATGAAGCGGCCCGCGTGCGCCCGCAGGGTCAGCACGGCGCCCGGCGCCCGCTCAGTGCCGGTCACGAGGGCCTGCGGCACGCTGGCGGCGAGGTCGAGGAGAAAAGCCCGGCGTCCGGGGTCGAGTTCAGCGGAAAAGTCGTCGATGAGCAGCACCGGCTTTTCCCCGAATCTCTCGGCCAGCAGTTCGAGTTCGGCGCGGCGCAGGGCCAGGGCGACCGTGCGGCCCTCGCCCCGGCTGGCGTACTCGCTCGCCGCGAAAGCGCCCAGCGTCAGCGTGAGGTCGTCGCGGTGCGGCCCCGTCACGGTCGAGCCGCGCGCGAGTTCCTCGGCCCGGCGTCCGGCGAGGTCGGCGGCGTAGGTCTCGGGCGCGGTGGACTCGGCCAGGGTCAGCGTCAGCGGCTTGCGGCTGCCCAGCGCCTCGTTGGCCTCGGCGGCCAGCTCGTTCAGGCGGGTCAGCGCCCGGCGGCGAAAGAGCATGATGTCGGTGCCGAGCCGCACCAGCGCGTCGTCCCAGACGTGCATGGCCCAGTCCTCGCCCGCACGCAGGGCCGCGTTGCGCTGCGACACCGTGCGGTCGTAGCGCGCGAGCTGCTGCCCGTAGCGGGCGCTCAGGCGCGAGAGCAGCGCGTCGAGGTACGCCCGCCGCCCCGCCGGGGGGCCAAAGACCAGCTCACTGTCTTCGGGCCTGATCCACACGGCGCTCCCGCGCGGCAGGTCCCCGGTCCGCACCCGCACCCCGTCCACCTTCAGCTGCCGCCGCCCGCGCCCCAGCCCGACCTCCTGAATGCTGAGGCTGCCGCCCTGCTGCACGTCGGCGCGCACGTAGGCCTCGCGCTCGCCCGACTGCACGAGCTGTTCGAGCTTGGGGGCGTCCGTCAGCCCGGTCAGCGCCAGGTAGGCGGCCTCCAGCAGGTTGGTCTTGCCCGCCCCGTTCTCTCCGAACACGCCGGTCACGCCCGCCGGAAAATTCAGCGTTCCGGGCGCGAGATTCCGGTAGTTCAGGGTCGAGAGCGACGAGAGATGCACACCCGCCATTCTACC from Deinococcus budaensis encodes:
- a CDS encoding methyltransferase; protein product: MTGRGKQKIRRHRAAPERPEASPPQVGGYFDVQAAELPARLGGLHALTKPGVRGFPGVDPAQALLAQTMRKGRVTGDVLDLTAMGGLLASLPGVTLRAVEGSAAALRVLAAAGLEAHAAAPGDDLRGHWPTRAPTVALVLSGDRGTAYAAAQVAWAHASTPPGGTLYLAGDRDKGFDRYVRAAGAAFGTGETIARDGGMRVAQLVRRPGPTPAVPDPEGYELGGVRVVGLPGVFSSGRPDKATALLLGTLDDLDLALDLAGKRVLDLGAGTGVIGAWAARRGAAVTLLDGDLQSVRSAQATLAANGLTGEALHSDVDAALGERTFDVVLTNPPFHVGRGVVLDVAREFIAAASRRLTPGGTLYLVANEPLPYEAAMESVGPVRELRREGGFKVLAAARAG
- the recF gene encoding DNA replication/repair protein RecF (All proteins in this family for which functions are known are DNA-binding proteins that assist the filamentation of RecA onto DNA for the initiation of recombination or recombinational repair.) — translated: MAGVHLSSLSTLNYRNLAPGTLNFPAGVTGVFGENGAGKTNLLEAAYLALTGLTDAPKLEQLVQSGEREAYVRADVQQGGSLSIQEVGLGRGRRQLKVDGVRVRTGDLPRGSAVWIRPEDSELVFGPPAGRRAYLDALLSRLSARYGQQLARYDRTVSQRNAALRAGEDWAMHVWDDALVRLGTDIMLFRRRALTRLNELAAEANEALGSRKPLTLTLAESTAPETYAADLAGRRAEELARGSTVTGPHRDDLTLTLGAFAASEYASRGEGRTVALALRRAELELLAERFGEKPVLLIDDFSAELDPGRRAFLLDLAASVPQALVTGTERAPGAVLTLRAHAGRFMPEEAPVEVGA
- a CDS encoding DUF721 domain-containing protein; translated protein: MSKPRRLGGPRDLSQLMNATLGTARIAKGVQRARAILAWPQAVGPEIARLTRPRSQQGGTLFVEVRDSATAHHLTMQRHHFLKSLNALLGEERVTEIRFSVGTVRAPPPPPRVAPLPAPDRARAQALVRNVDGDLKQVALRAAEAITRARKWREEQGWRPCPVCGEASQEQPCRACTLTLEDPNVRRAARTLTRAPERLAALPALLGDSGTNAARFLALALLEEQLDLLALECVRSGGEAGYRGFLAQQAEMYLALAHRRPRGTLKPEDRAALPERVRQVLEAGR